Proteins from one Clupea harengus chromosome 17, Ch_v2.0.2, whole genome shotgun sequence genomic window:
- the LOC105911991 gene encoding galectin-3-binding protein A-like, translating into MPTLTGLLYGPIVICCLLFSELESGSLDWLNGGRRQVQEGDVRLVDRRWPSEGRVEVFHAGSWGTVCDDGWGTEEVQVVCTQLGFRGALSAEPGGKFGQGSGKIWLDDLGCKGSKKSLSSCAFKGWGVTDCSHTEDAGVLCDVDPAFNNNKSYPLDNSIELSGQLGELFDSGKGCDFTLTFSYPPEDSLEVETLEAPANNTKESICVHSLVLSLFPKFVTNKSIYEMDISLNCRHYIREFVRYLYTCSITVTSSSMQCLHQLASEFGAERLMEDIGRLFVPLLPEDSSFRTQVALCRYAGRSGDDLLRENVLRYLGWNVEPLVASAQWVSLPEELLKGLLVRSDLVLPDEAWLLGALDAWMLAQGEEVNPEQQAALLGHVRFPMMTPVQLYELPFTSRLYSSHKELFHSAILLGFQFHALNFSALTGHVDGQSEQFQPRIYTVNPWSVSFNLTSLSRRYEVYNPYGRQKTFDTPVPITSTYSSRSIPWVAEVFSTDQSCLNYGHMCNNFSGRLLKNVYLGEYESSFQFSNRLLLACRGRYVFHMQEFKNNEARISNNISIPCPDDLTYLFVVRPQYV; encoded by the exons ATGCCGACATTAACAGGCCTATTGTATGGGCCTATTGTGATCTGCTGCCTGTTATTCAGTGAGCTGGAATCAGGGAGTCTGGATTGGCTGAATG GTGGACGACGGCAAGTACAGGAGGGCGATGTTCGTCTGGTGGATAGAAGATGGCCGTCAGAGGGGCGGGTGGAGGTGTTCCACGCTGGCAGCTGGGGGACGGTGTGTGATGATGGCTGGGGGACGGAGGAGGTGCAGGTGGTGTGCACCCAGTTGGGTTTCCGTGGTGCCCTTTCTGCAGAACCAGGAGGGAAGTTCGGACAAG GTTCTGGAAAAATATGGCTGGATGATCTAGGATGCAAAGGCAGCAAGAAGTCCCTGAGTAGCTGTGCCTTTAAAGGCTGGGGAGTGACTGACTGCTCCCATACAGAGGATGctggtgtgctgtgtgatgtTG ATCCAGCTTTTAACAACAATAAGAGCTACCCTCTGGATAACAGCATTGAGCTCTCTGGCCAGCTGGGGGAGCTGTTTGACAGTGGCAAGGGTTGTGATTTCACCCTCACATTCTCCTACCCTCCGGAAGATTCCCTTGAAGTGGAGACGCTTGAGGCCCCTGCTAACAACACTAAAGAGAGTATCTGTGTGCACAgcctggttctctctctcttcccaaaaTTTGTCACCAACAAATCAATCTATGAAATGGACATCAGCTTGAACTGCCGACATTACATTCGAGAATTCGTACG GTACCTCTACACATGCAGTATCAcagtcacctcctcctccatgcagTGTCTTCATCAGCTGGCTTCTGAGTTTGGCGCAGAGCGTCTGATGGAGGACATCGGACGTCTCTTTGTGCCCCTGCTGCCTGAAGATTCCTCCTTCCGCACGCAGGTGGCGCTGTGCAGGTACGCAGGGCGGTCCGGTGATGACCTGCTCCGTGAGAATGTCTTGCGCTACCTGGGCTGGAATGTGGAGCCGCTGGTGGCTTCAGCCCAGTGGGTGAGCCTTCCAGAGGAGCTCCTGAAGGGTCTGCTGGTCCGCTCAGACCTGGTGCTGCCAGACGAGGCCTGGCTGCTGGGTGCGCTGGATGCCTGGATGCTGGCACAAGGTGAGGAGGTGAACCCTGAGCAGCAGGCAGCTCTGCTGGGTCACGTGCGTTTCCCCATGATGACCCCAGTGCAGCTGTATGAGCTGCCCTTCACCTCCCGCCTCTACAGCAGCCACAAAGAGCTGTTCCACTCTGCCATTCTACTAGGGTTCCAGTTCCACGCACTGAACTTCTCCGCTCTGACTGGGCATGTGGATGGACAGAGTGAGCAGTTCCAGCCCAGGATTTACACTGTCAATCCCTGGAGCGTTAGCTTCAATCTCACAAGCTTGTCCAGGAGATATGAAGTATATAATCCTTATGGAAGGCAAAAGACATTCGACACCCCTGTGCCGATTACATCCACTTATTCATCTAGATCTATTCCATGGGTTGCTGAAGTCTTTTCAACTGATCAGAGTTGCCTCAACTATGGCCATATGTGCAATAATTTTTCTGGCCGCCTTCTAAAGAATGTCTATCTGGGAGAGTATGAGAGCAGCTTCCAGTTCAGCAACCGACTGCTGTTAGCCTGTAGAGGAAGATATGTCTTCCATATGCAAGAATTCAAGAACAATGAGGCTAGGATCTCAAACAACATTTCCATCCCGTGTCCAGATGACCTTACCTACCTATTCGTTGTCCGTCCTCAGTATGTCTGA
- the LOC105911985 gene encoding LOW QUALITY PROTEIN: galectin-3-binding protein A-like (The sequence of the model RefSeq protein was modified relative to this genomic sequence to represent the inferred CDS: inserted 1 base in 1 codon), whose amino-acid sequence MPTLTGILYGPIMIFCLLCSELESRSLDWLDGGRRQVQEGDVRLVGGRWPSEGRVEVFHAGSWGTVCDDGWGTEEAQVVCTQLGFRGALSAEPGGKFGQGSGKIWLDDLGCKGSEKSLSSCAFKGWGVTDCSHTEDAGVVCDVDPAYNNTKSYPLDHSIELSGQLGELFDSGKGCDFTLTFSYPPEDSLEVETFEAPASNTKESICVHSLVLSLFPKFATNKSIYEMDISLNCQPFIRNFIRYLYTRSITVTSSSMQCLHQLASEFGAERLMEDIGRLFVPLLPEDSSFRTQVALCRYAGRSGDDLLRENVLGYLGWNVEPLVASAQWVSLPEELLKGLLVRTDLVLPDEAWLLGALDAWMLAQGEEVNPEQQAALLGHVRFPMMTPVQLYELPFTSRLYSSHKELFHSAILLGFQFHALNFSALTGHVDGQSQQFQPRIYTVNPWSVXLTSLSRRYDGYNSYNQYGRQNSYGQKAFDTPVPITSTYSSRSIPWVADVFSTDQSCLNYGYKCKTFSGRLQKRENARSFQFSNRLLLACRGRYVFRVQEFKNNEARISNNISIPCPDDLTYLFVVRPQYV is encoded by the exons ATGCCGACATTAACAGGCATATTGTATGGGCCTATCATGATCTTCTGCCTGTTATGCAGTGAGCTTGAATCAAGGAGTCTGGATTGGCTGGATG GTGGACGACGGCAAGTACAGGAGGGCGATGTTCGTCTGGTGGGTGGGAGATGGCCATCAGAGGGGCGGGTGGAGGTATTCCACGCTGGTAGCTGGGGGACGGTGTGTGATGATGGCTGGGGGACGGAGGAGGCGCAGGTGGTGTGCACCCAGTTGGGTTTCCGTGGTGCCCTTTCTGCAGAACCAGGAGGGAAGTTCGGACAAG GTTCTGGAAAAATATGGCTGGATGATCTAGGATGCAAAGGCAGCGAGAAGTCCCTGAGTAGCTGTGCCTTTAAAGGCTGGGGAGTGACTGACTGCTCCCATACAGAGGatgctggtgtggtgtgtgatgttg ATCCAGCTTATAACAACACAAAGAGCTACCCTCTGGATCACAGCATTGAGCTCTCTGGCCAGCTGGGGGAGCTGTTTGACAGTGGCAAGGGTTGTGATTTCACCCTCACATTCTCCTACCCTCCGGAAGATTCCCTTGAAGTGGAGACGTTTGAGGCCCCTGCTAGCAACACAAAGGAGAGTATCTGTGTGCACAgcctggttctctctctcttcccaaaaTTTGCCACCAACAAATCAATCTATGAAATGGACATCAGCTTGAACTGCCAACCTTTCATCAGGAACTTCATACG GTACCTCTACACACGCAGTATCAcagtcacctcctcctccatgcagTGTCTTCATCAGCTGGCTTCTGAGTTTGGCGCAGAGCGTCTGATGGAGGACATCGGACGTCTCTTTGTGCCCCTGCTGCCTGAAGATTCCTCCTTCCGCACGCAGGTGGCGCTGTGCAGGTACGCCGGGCGGTCCGGTGATGACCTGCTCCGTGAGAATGTCTTGGGCTACCTGGGCTGGAATGTGGAGCCGCTGGTGGCCTCAGCCCAGTGGGTGAGCCTTCCAGAGGAGCTCCTGAAGGGTCTGCTGGTCCGCACAGACCTGGTGCTGCCAGACGAGGCCTGGCTGCTGGGTGCACTGGATGCCTGGATGCTGGCACAAGGTGAGGAGGTGAACCCTGAGCAGCAGGCAGCTCTGCTGGGTCACGTGCGTTTCCCCATGATGACCCCAGTGCAGCTGTATGAGCTGCCCTTCACCTCCCGCCTCTACAGCAGCCACAAAGAGCTGTTCCACTCTGCCATTCTACTAGGGTTCCAGTTCCACGCACTGAACTTCTCTGCTCTGACTGGGCATGTGGATGGACAGAGTCAGCAGTTCCAGCCCAGGATTTACACTGTCAATCCCTGGAGCG ATCTCACAAGCTTGTCCAGGAGATATGACGGATATAATTCTTATAACCAATATGGCAGACAAAATTCTTATGGGCAAAAGGCATTCGACACCCCTGTACCGATCACATCCACTTATTCATCTAGATCTATTCCATGGGTTGCTGATGTCTTTTCAACTGATCAGAGTTGCCTCAACTACGGCTATAAGTGCAAAACATTTTCTGGCCGCCTTCAAAAGAGGGAGAATGCGAGAAGCTTCCAGTTCAGCAACCGACTGCTGTTAGCCTGTAGAGGAAGATATGTCTTCCGTGTGCAAGAATTCAAGAACAATGAGGCTAGGATCTCAAACAACATTTCCATCCCGTGTCCAGATGATCTTACCTACCTATTCGTTGTCCGTCCTCAGTATGTCTGA